The Dermochelys coriacea isolate rDerCor1 chromosome 13, rDerCor1.pri.v4, whole genome shotgun sequence genome includes the window CCAAGACAAATAGCTCCATAGCTCTCTGGTCAGAAATTCAGCCCCAAGTATAAGCAAACATTTCTGGAAAACTGAATTGTTTAAAGTGTCCAAAGTGAGGAAAATTCCCGCATTTCCTTGGGAAACTGTTCCACAGTCTGATACATCTCACTGACAGAAGATTTCCCTGAAATTCAACCTCAATTTTCCCTTTCATAATTCCATGTTATTAATCTTAGTTATAACCCAGTGTAAGACATGGAACAGTTTCTCTCTTCATTGTTTTTCCCTTCAGATCTTGCAGACAGTTATTTTGTCACCATGCCCATCTGTCTCCTGTTAGCCCTCCAGctcccttatcatttttgtaacGGTTCTTCAAACAACCTCCAGTTTGTCTATATCTCTGGTAAcaaggtgaccagaactgaatcAATAGTCCAGGTCTGGTCTCCCATTAGTAAGGGGAGGGGCTGCTTGTCCACTTTGCCTTGTAACAGAATGCCTCTGTGAATGCATACAGAAATTGTAGTGGTCTTTTAAACTTGTATTTATATCTAACTTGCTGTCCATTATCACCCTGGTACAGTACCactttttgattaaaaacctagaacaatacaaaattaatatggcacacattaaatggattaaaaactggctaaatgataggtctcaaattgtaattgtaaatggggaaatcATCAAGTAGCTGTGTTTCTAGTGTGGTCCCCCAGGGATCAGTTTGTGCCtgtatgctatttaacatttttatcactgacctagaagaaaacataaaatcatctctgaaaaagttggcagatgacacaaaaattgggggagtagcaaataatgaagagaacaggttgctgatacagaacaatctggatcacttggcacaaacaaacaatgtgtgTCTTAATATGGatgaatataaatgtatacatctaggaacacagATGTATCTGGGAAGCAGCgattctgaaaaaagatttgggggttgtggtggataatcaactgaacatgagatCCCAGTAGTCGAAAAGATTAATAtgatccttgaatgcataaatagggaaatctcaagtaggcacagagagtttattttacctctgcatttggcacaggtacaaccactgctggaatactgggtccagttctggtgtccacaattcaagaatgctgttgataaactggagagggttcagaaaaaagccttgagaatgattaaaagattagaaaatgtgCCCAACAgcgatagattcaaggagctcagtctagtTAGTTTAACAGAGATGGTCAAGGGGTGACTTGAGCACAGCCTGTAAGTatctacacggggaacaaatatttaataatgcattCTTCAGTCtggcagaaaaaggtataacgaAACGTAATacctagaagttgaagctagacaaaacaagacagtgagagtaattaaccagtggGACAACTTACTGAgcatcgtggtggattctccatcactgacaatttttaaatcaagattggaagtttttTCTCAAAGGtattgctctaggaattattttggggaagttctatggtctgtgttatacaggaggtcaaagatgatcacagtgagcccttctggccttggactctatgaagcCGTTGGTCTACCAAGGCTGCTAACTTGTAGGTCCTCATTTGTTTGACCCTAATCATGTCACCAGCGAGGTCTTGGCCCATTGATTCTACCCCTCAGTTCCACATTCTGATCCTGCGGAGCCTTCACTGGGTCAAGGGTCAGGACATCACTATGATACCCCCTGTCCCTTATGTTAGCAGCACCTGGGCTAGGCCGGTGAGGTCAAAGGCCATCCTCCTCCTGCAGAGCGTCCAAGTGAGCCCAGGCCTGATAGGCGGCCGGGGTCAGAGCTCACACCACCGTGCCCCGCGGAGCCGCACCGGAGCCAAAGTCCACAAGGTCACGCCTCATTCTGTGCACAGCCCTGACGGGGTCAGAGGTCACCGAGCGCTGTACGCTGCTGCCTCTGCGGCGAGGCGGCCGGATCGGAGAGGCCTGGCTAGGCCCGAGCGCCGTCTCCGTGCTATTTCCGGAAATCCGGTCCCGGGGATGCTGCTCTAGGCATCGGGCGCCTTTTCTATGGTAACTGGCCGAGGTGTGGGCGCCGCTCTAGGCGAGCGTTGCGGCCTCTGTGGTCCGTGCTGTTAAGCCGAGCCCGGCCTGGCTGCGAGGTGGCCTGTGCTGTCTCGTCCCGGCAGCCTCGCGCGGGGCCGAGCCGGGGGCCTTTTCCCGGGTGGGGTTGGGTCGGGAATCGGAGGCTGCGGCTCGTGAGTGTGATGGGAgattggaggggggaggggttcatGGGCTGAGGGAGAtgcgggggggcgggaggagtggatgaggaagatgcttgggggggttggaggaggagatgctggggcggggggggttggagggaggggaggagacgtTCTGGGCtggttggaggggggaggggttcgtGAGCTGAGGGAGAtgcgggggggcgggaggagtggatgaggaagatgcttgggggggttggaggaggagatgctggggcggggggggttggagggaggggaggagacgtTCTGGGCtggttggaggggggaggggttcatGGGCTGAGGGAAatgtgggggggcgggaggagtggatgaggaagatgcttgggggggttggaggaggagatgctggggcggggggggttggagggaggggaggagacgtTCTGGGCtggttggaggggggaggggttcgtGAGCTGAGGGAGAtgcgggggggcgggaggagtggatgaggaagatgcttggggggttggaggaggagatgctggggcggggggggttggagggaggggaggagacgtTCTGGGCtggttggaggggggaggggttcgtGAGCTGAGGGAGatgtgggggggcgggaggagtggatgaggaagatgcttgggggggttggaggaggagatgctggggcggggggggttggagggaggggaggagacgtTCTGGGCTGGTTGGAGGGGGGAAGGGTTAGTGAGCTGAGGGAGatgtgggggggcgggaggagtggatgaggaagatgcttgggggggttggaggaggagatgctggggcggggggggttggagggaggggaggagacgtTCTGGGCTGGTTGGAGGGGGAGGGTTTGTGAGATGAGGaagatgctgggggaggggggctgactTCGTGTCATAGCGGAGACCCCTTGGGGCTGGGCTCAGATGGGTGCCTGTATGGCTGGGCCAAGGGGATGAGCTGGACGCTGCTGTTGGCATTACCCCTGCCCTTCTCTTCCAGGTGCTGAGGAAATCACCCAGTGTCTCCTTTTGCGGCAGATGTGCTTCGGCTTTCCCCTGGTTGTGTGCGAGCTGCCGTGGGAATGGCAGGACAGTTCCGTAGCTATGTCTGGGACCCTGTCCTCATTCTGACGCAGATTGTCCTCATGCAGGCAGTCTATTACAGCTCCTTGGGGCTCTGGCTAGCTCTGGTCGACAGCCTGGTGCAGAATAGTCCTTCTCTTGACCAAATTTTCAATTATgaggtaagattttttttccttagctCGAGCATGGAGAAGGTCTCACAAATTCAGAGACTAAAACACTGCAGTCTTACTTGGAAATGCGGAGTCCTCAGACCACTTTGGATCTTGAGTCTCCAACACCCCTGAGCGCAGAATTAGGGTAATTCCACagaggaaatctgggttcagtcTAACAAAAAATTCATGCATGAAAATATTTAGTTGCTGATTGTGGCTTCAGACCTAATTTTCTGGCAGTAACGTTTCTAGAAAGAGGACCACAGCAATCCATACAGCATTTCTGTTTGCAGTGCGCACGCTGACAATGCTTTCACAACTCAAACGTCCCATGCTCTGAGTGCTCCAGAAGAGTCAGTATCTCAGAGAGCAACTGCAATTTTACATTTAGTTACCACATGCAACAACCATGGGAATTCTCATACGAGAGATCcctgctctgaaacctaaagagAACTTTGTTGCAGAGATGGGATCTAGTCTTATCATTGTTGTTCTCCAGACCCTCCTTAGACCTACAGGGCTAAACTCAGCCCTGGAGTAAgtttactgaagtcagtgcagttccATCCAGGGTGAATTTCTCCCTTGTGTGTGTTGACATACAAGCTCTaaaattcccagatgaccaggtAGAGTTAACCTTATAAATACAAATCCACAGCttagcaacaacaaaaacattttattttcctatctttggcttttttgttgttttttaaaatctagaaatATTAGTTTGTCAGCTTTGTAGGGAGCAAATAAAATGGAACTGGGCCACTGGGAAGAGCCTGAGTTGAGTAGAGTCCTAGCTAAAGCAATTTCGAATTTATTTGGGTGTCTGTCTTATTTATCACCCTATATAGATCTTGGGATTCTCTACCCCACCTGGAAGACTTTCCATGATTGCTTTCATCCTCAATGCACTCACCTGGTAAGTCAGCTCTCCAATGATCAGTTGTGAGATTTTGATCTTCTGTTTATCCATACTGGGACTGGACATCTTCTATCTGGAATTAGCCATCATTGCCTTAAAATTAGAATTTAAAGCTGTGATGTTAGCATGTGCTAGCTAACACCTTGAAAAAGGCTACTGATTGTATATAAGATGTACTGCCTTTAACACAGCAGGGAATCTAGGCTTTAACTCAACAAGTTTAGCACATGTTAAAGTCTACCCTGCTGCCTTGTCTATGCTAGACTTTTCAAATGTATTAGTACACATTAGCTAACATGCTAACAACACAGCTTGTTACCCTACTCTTGATGAGGCTCATGCTGTGCTGATTGTAGGAATGTGGACTGGGTTCAGAACTAGCCAAAGCCTTTTACTCCGCCTAAAATGTGATATCTGAGTCTGGTAAACCATGCAAACTCTGTGGGAAATTATGTGTCTTGCAGTGGGAAGGGAAATGATGTAAGTGCCTCTGTTGTATAGCCACAGTGTGAGGCTGGGGCTTTGTAAGTTAAATTTGTCCCAGTGAGAGAGTctctctttattatttatttgttatagcACTTGCAGTGTGCTAGGTATCCTACACTTACAAAGCATACAGAGCCACAAGTCCCCTGCTGGAAGAGCTTTCAATGGTAGACATGATGCAACGAGTGAAAGCTACAAACAATAGGTTGTGAAATAGGAGGATGGGCTAAAAATGAAAACCGTAAAAACCAGATCACACATTTATGTGCATATTGTATCCCCAATTCCCTCCATCCCAATCTACTAAAATGCTCTTCTAGGGGGAAGTGCCCCCTTAGGACAGACATCTTCTCCTGAGCCTTCCCTGCCATCCAGCCACTCTCTGTTCTTTCTTCATATGTCAGTCCCAGGCACATCATCCTGTGAAGAGTTTTACATCTCTCTGGAACAATTGCCCTCTTTCCTCAGCACAAGTTTCCTATCACTCTGCAATGGTCCTGCTCTCAAAAGCTGTTCCTATTCCCTGCCCCTTTGCCAAGCTGTCCAAGCAGACAGCTGGTATTGTGTCTGATTATGTCTTGTGTGCTAGAATTAGCTCACAATAGCAAGGATCTTGCCCCATAAGGTGCCAGCCAGGAGGTCATTTGGGCCTGGTGATTTGAGTGTCTCCTTGATCGTTCTTTTAGGTAGAGGTGTGTGCATTAAGGTCACTTGAACTATGTTGTTGCATAACAAATGTATCTTGTTCTTGTTGGCTGAGTTCTGAGAATTCCTTCCGTTTATCAGTAATGACTCCTGAATGGGACAGTTGGCAATTAGGAGGtctaagcacaggactgggaatgcggaactcctgagttctagtcctgacTCTGATGCTTAGTCTTCTGAACCCTcaacaagtcatttaacctcactgcctcagtttccccatcttttagCTGGGGATAAAATCTGCACCTGAGGTATTTTGggaaaattaattaatatttgtaaataatttgGTTTCTCTATAAGGTGCTAAAAAGGTGCAAAGTATTTAGTCTCAGCCAGTGGCCAAAGAGTGTAGATACAAGGTAGAGAGCCAGCCaggaatttttaaactaaaagctCATTCCTTTGCCATCACATAATTAAAATGCTGCAAGCTGCTTAAGTTTTACTGCAGTAACATTGAGCAAGGTCAGAATAGTCCTGACTTCAGAACagttaagatttatttttaatggataaATAATCAGTACAGATAATTCCTGGTGGCTGCTGCTAGATCCCTACCTCTTTGGC containing:
- the SYS1 gene encoding protein SYS1 homolog isoform X2 gives rise to the protein MAGQFRSYVWDPVLILTQIVLMQAVYYSSLGLWLALVDSLVQNSPSLDQIFNYEILGFSTPPGRLSMIAFILNALTC